From a region of the uncultured Propionivibrio sp. genome:
- a CDS encoding GntR family transcriptional regulator, with product MNAPKASLVDRAYHELRDRILHCQWGEGFHALEGDVVAELGLSRTTVRQALDRLQGDGLIKLVPRHGFHVVPVSRIDLLETYQVFTRLESLAVELATARPVPDEDMAALVRLNRAMDSAYGRADYGAWIRADEGFHNRLVAVSGNQALVDLHRRFWAQLQRARLKMLSLTSIPAGSTGQHERIIAAIRARDRAAAREELEGHFAHIVDYLARMPVPCFDMLERFSREHHDECRG from the coding sequence ATGAATGCGCCAAAAGCCAGCCTTGTTGACCGTGCGTATCATGAACTCCGGGACAGGATCCTCCACTGCCAATGGGGGGAGGGCTTCCACGCGCTCGAAGGCGATGTTGTCGCGGAACTGGGGCTGAGCCGGACGACGGTCCGCCAGGCGCTCGACCGGTTGCAGGGCGACGGGCTCATCAAGCTGGTGCCGCGGCACGGATTTCATGTCGTGCCGGTTTCGAGGATCGATCTCCTGGAAACCTATCAGGTATTCACACGCCTGGAGTCGCTCGCGGTGGAATTGGCTACCGCGCGCCCGGTGCCGGACGAGGACATGGCCGCGCTGGTCCGCCTGAACCGGGCCATGGATTCGGCATATGGGCGGGCCGATTACGGGGCCTGGATACGTGCCGACGAGGGATTCCACAATCGGCTTGTCGCTGTGTCGGGTAACCAGGCGCTGGTCGATCTTCACCGACGCTTCTGGGCGCAATTGCAACGTGCGCGACTGAAGATGCTTTCGCTCACGTCGATTCCGGCCGGGTCGACCGGGCAACATGAACGGATCATCGCGGCCATTCGCGCACGTGATCGCGCGGCGGCGCGCGAAGAACTCGAAGGGCATTTCGCCCATATCGTCGATTATCTGGCCCGTATGCCGGTGCCATGTTTCGACATGCTGGAGCGCTTTTCAAGGGAGCATCATGATGAATGTCGCGGCTGA